Proteins co-encoded in one Halorussus vallis genomic window:
- a CDS encoding M42 family metallopeptidase — protein MDYDFELLRELTETSGVPGYEDRVRELVCREFEGAVDSVETDAMGNVVGTIEGESDYSVAVAAHMDEIGFMVRHVTEDGFLAVDPLGGWDPEVLRAQRVTVHAAEEDLTGVIGSIPTHVQDDDEGGLSVEDVTVDLGLPVEEVEERVAVGDLVSMDQTTELMGDAVTGKALDDRVCLFAMLEAAGRIENPDVTVHFCATVQEELGVRGAPAVSVDVDPDLAVALDVTVANDIPAVEDEADYVTELGGGAAIKLKDSSVVTTPKVHRRMRAVAEDRDIPHQTEILPSGATDTAGFQNTHGAKPVGAISVPTRYLHTVTETVHREDLAATIDLLTAFLETETGEHDYAL, from the coding sequence CGTCCCCGGATACGAGGACCGCGTTCGGGAACTCGTCTGCCGGGAGTTCGAAGGCGCGGTCGATTCAGTCGAAACCGACGCGATGGGGAACGTCGTCGGGACAATCGAAGGCGAGAGCGATTACTCGGTGGCGGTCGCCGCTCACATGGACGAGATCGGCTTCATGGTGCGTCACGTCACTGAGGACGGCTTCCTCGCCGTCGACCCCCTCGGCGGGTGGGACCCCGAGGTGCTCCGCGCTCAGCGAGTGACCGTCCACGCCGCCGAGGAGGACCTGACTGGCGTCATCGGTTCGATTCCGACCCACGTCCAGGACGACGACGAGGGCGGCCTCTCGGTTGAGGACGTGACCGTCGACCTCGGTCTCCCCGTCGAGGAAGTCGAGGAGCGCGTCGCGGTCGGCGACCTCGTGAGCATGGACCAGACGACCGAACTGATGGGTGACGCCGTCACTGGAAAGGCGCTCGACGACCGTGTCTGCCTGTTCGCGATGCTCGAAGCCGCCGGGCGAATCGAGAACCCGGACGTGACGGTCCACTTCTGCGCAACGGTCCAGGAGGAACTGGGCGTCCGGGGCGCGCCCGCGGTCAGCGTCGACGTCGACCCGGACCTCGCCGTCGCGCTCGACGTGACCGTCGCCAACGACATCCCCGCCGTGGAAGACGAGGCGGACTACGTGACCGAACTCGGCGGGGGCGCGGCGATAAAGCTCAAAGACTCCAGCGTCGTCACCACGCCGAAGGTCCACCGCCGGATGCGCGCGGTGGCCGAGGACCGCGACATCCCCCACCAGACCGAGATTCTGCCCTCGGGTGCGACCGACACCGCGGGCTTCCAGAACACCCACGGCGCGAAACCGGTGGGTGCCATCTCGGTGCCGACCCGTTACCTCCACACCGTGACCGAGACGGTCCACCGCGAGGACCTCGCGGCGACTATCGACCTCCTGACGGCGTTCCTGGAAACCGAAACCGGCGAGCACGACTACGCGCTGTAG